In the genome of Nitrospira japonica, one region contains:
- a CDS encoding respiratory chain complex I subunit 1 family protein, with protein MSIPTILQAIALSVAQAIILSILAPFIVGLIRKLKARLQCRRGPSLFQPYADLAKLFRKQPVVSTTASWIFTATPYIVFGSTLTAGLLVPVFVSQVPLGFAGNIIALVYLFALGTFFLILAGLDAGSAFGGMGGSREAIVASLTEPATIMSIFAIALTAGSTNLSTIVHRTALLEGATDPVPHLMALAALFIVTLAETGRVPVDNPTTHLELTMIHEAMILEYSGRYLALLEWAAAIKLLVFLTLIANVFAPWGIATSPTPPALAIGVAVYVAKVSVLAASIGLIECLFAKLRLFRVTDLLGVAFILALLGLLFFYILQG; from the coding sequence ATGTCGATACCGACCATTCTGCAAGCCATCGCCCTTTCCGTCGCTCAGGCGATCATCCTGTCGATCCTGGCGCCCTTCATCGTCGGGCTCATCCGCAAGCTGAAAGCCAGGCTCCAATGCCGGCGAGGGCCGAGCCTGTTCCAGCCGTACGCGGACCTGGCCAAGCTGTTCAGGAAGCAGCCGGTGGTCTCCACGACCGCGTCGTGGATCTTCACGGCGACGCCCTACATCGTCTTCGGCTCCACGCTGACCGCCGGGCTGTTGGTGCCGGTGTTCGTCTCGCAGGTTCCCCTCGGCTTTGCGGGCAACATCATCGCGCTCGTCTATTTGTTCGCTCTCGGCACCTTCTTCCTGATCCTGGCCGGGCTCGATGCCGGATCGGCCTTCGGGGGCATGGGCGGCAGCCGAGAGGCGATCGTCGCCTCGTTGACCGAGCCGGCCACGATCATGTCGATCTTTGCGATTGCGCTGACAGCAGGATCGACTAATCTCAGTACCATCGTTCACAGGACTGCGTTGTTGGAGGGAGCGACCGATCCGGTGCCGCACCTGATGGCGCTTGCGGCGCTCTTCATCGTCACCCTGGCGGAAACGGGCCGCGTCCCCGTGGACAATCCGACCACCCATCTTGAACTCACCATGATTCACGAAGCCATGATTCTGGAGTATTCCGGGCGGTACCTGGCCCTTCTCGAATGGGCTGCAGCCATCAAGCTGTTGGTGTTCTTGACGCTCATCGCCAACGTGTTCGCCCCTTGGGGCATCGCCACGTCGCCGACGCCGCCGGCGCTCGCGATCGGCGTGGCGGTCTACGTGGCGAAGGTGTCGGTCCTGGCGGCATCGATCGGCCTGATCGAGTGTCTGTTCGCCAAACTGCGCCTCTTCCGCGTCACCGATCTGCTCGGCGTCGCATTCATCCTGGCGCTGCTGGGGTTGTTGTTCTTTTACATTTTGCAAGGCTGA
- the hyfB gene encoding hydrogenase 4 subunit B → MTILLTVILVAYAAGMVLPLIIPGKPDIQNVLAHACAGVATGTGLVLGVAGIVAQAPLTLVSSSTMPLLTFSIRLDALASFFLLTVSLVGLAAAIYAVGYLRHLSGRASPAVLGALFNAFLCAMTLVVLADDGFLFLLAWELMSLISYLLVVTDHGDPKVRHAGFLYLVMTHIGTAFIVVTFILLFQQGETFSFDAFRHPERALSDGVRTVVFLAALIGFGVKAGIVPLHIWLPYAHPAAPSHISALMSGVMIKTAIYGLLRVSFDFLGGQFPWWWGFTVLVIGAVSAVLGVMYALMEHDVKRLLAYHSVENIGIILLGIGAGMLFHTYGLEALAALGVLAGLYHTVNHAAFKALLFLGAGALLSATHSRNMEEYGGLLRRMPWTGACFLVGAVSISALPPTNGFVSEWLVFQTLFQCVQVPSLLMKLMLPLAAALLALTGVLALACFAKAFGISFLALPRSTHARYAEEVPWSMRIGMVILAATCVLLGLAPMVVVPLLDRAIQPMIGGSVAHQMLAPDGWTLIPVSAEFSSLSPPVLALILAGSAAAALVLTTLAGGRRKNRRAGTWVCGLNLSPRMQYTATGFVQPIKRVFSTIYQPTVKLETEFLHESQYFAKRRHFTFRIEPVFEMYLYQPVATLVHALAGRLRVIQAGSLHVYLAYMFVTLVLLLLIAL, encoded by the coding sequence ATGACCATTTTGCTGACAGTCATTCTGGTGGCATACGCCGCCGGTATGGTTCTTCCCCTCATCATTCCCGGCAAGCCCGATATTCAGAATGTTCTCGCCCATGCCTGTGCAGGCGTTGCTACTGGAACGGGGTTGGTTCTAGGCGTTGCCGGCATCGTTGCTCAGGCGCCGCTTACTCTCGTCTCCTCCTCGACGATGCCCCTTTTGACCTTCAGCATTCGCCTGGATGCGCTGGCGTCGTTCTTCCTCCTGACCGTCTCTCTCGTGGGTCTTGCCGCGGCAATCTATGCCGTCGGGTATCTGCGGCATCTTTCCGGACGCGCGTCCCCCGCCGTTTTGGGCGCTCTTTTCAATGCATTTCTTTGTGCCATGACGCTCGTCGTGCTTGCCGATGACGGATTTCTATTCTTGCTCGCATGGGAGCTGATGTCGTTGATCTCCTACTTACTCGTCGTCACGGACCACGGAGATCCGAAGGTGCGGCACGCGGGGTTCCTGTACCTGGTCATGACGCATATTGGCACCGCATTCATTGTCGTGACGTTCATTCTGCTGTTCCAGCAGGGGGAAACATTCTCGTTCGACGCATTCCGTCATCCCGAACGGGCGCTATCTGACGGGGTGCGGACGGTCGTCTTTCTGGCGGCTCTGATTGGATTCGGGGTTAAGGCGGGGATCGTGCCGCTACACATCTGGCTGCCCTACGCGCATCCGGCCGCCCCGTCACATATTTCGGCCCTCATGTCCGGCGTGATGATCAAGACGGCGATCTACGGCCTGCTGCGTGTCTCGTTCGATTTTCTCGGCGGTCAGTTTCCCTGGTGGTGGGGGTTCACGGTCCTGGTCATCGGCGCGGTATCCGCCGTGCTTGGGGTGATGTATGCCCTCATGGAACATGATGTCAAACGGCTCCTGGCCTATCACAGTGTGGAAAACATCGGGATCATTCTCCTCGGCATCGGCGCCGGGATGCTGTTTCACACCTATGGGCTGGAAGCGTTGGCAGCGCTTGGTGTGCTGGCAGGTCTGTACCACACGGTCAACCACGCGGCGTTCAAGGCCCTGTTGTTCCTCGGGGCGGGGGCGCTGCTCTCCGCCACCCATAGCCGCAATATGGAGGAGTATGGCGGTCTGCTGCGCCGCATGCCCTGGACCGGAGCGTGCTTTCTCGTCGGTGCGGTCTCCATTTCGGCCTTGCCGCCTACCAACGGCTTCGTGAGCGAATGGTTGGTCTTTCAAACGCTTTTCCAATGCGTTCAAGTCCCCTCGCTCTTGATGAAGCTCATGCTGCCGCTCGCCGCCGCGCTGCTCGCCCTGACCGGAGTCTTGGCCCTGGCCTGTTTCGCCAAGGCGTTCGGCATTTCTTTCCTGGCTCTGCCTCGCAGCACCCATGCCCGCTATGCCGAAGAAGTGCCGTGGAGCATGCGGATTGGGATGGTGATCCTGGCGGCGACCTGTGTCCTGCTCGGATTGGCGCCCATGGTCGTCGTGCCGCTGCTGGATCGCGCGATTCAGCCGATGATCGGCGGCTCGGTCGCCCATCAGATGCTCGCGCCGGACGGGTGGACGCTGATTCCGGTCAGCGCCGAGTTTTCGAGCCTGTCGCCGCCGGTGTTGGCGCTGATCCTCGCCGGATCCGCGGCCGCGGCGCTGGTGCTCACCACTCTGGCGGGCGGCCGGCGCAAGAACCGGCGCGCCGGAACTTGGGTGTGCGGCCTCAATCTCTCACCTCGGATGCAATATACGGCCACCGGTTTCGTCCAGCCGATCAAGCGAGTGTTCAGCACGATCTATCAACCGACCGTCAAACTTGAAACCGAGTTCTTGCATGAATCGCAATATTTCGCCAAGCGCCGGCACTTCACCTTTCGTATCGAGCCGGTATTCGAAATGTATCTGTATCAACCGGTGGCCACTCTGGTTCATGCGCTGGCCGGCCGGCTGCGGGTGATCCAGGCCGGAAGTCTTCATGTGTACCTCGCCTATATGTTCGTCACGCTCGTGCTGCTGTTGCTGATCGCCTTGTGA
- a CDS encoding carboxypeptidase regulatory-like domain-containing protein, which produces MRITRRVSSGMMALVLGFATPVLASYEAMTVSDGGAITGTVKLDGTVPKPKGYNLTTLPDPFYCGRISDGQGWRILQPFNVGPAGEFRDVVVYVEGIDRGKPFDDAGAPQIEAKDCLFLPFTTVVRDDQSVTVVNMDPVMHDIQAYETSHLGARVLFNVPLPMNPQHPRNFKDRSEIGLYHKHMAGPPMKQLVNLSKGRRIFMMQCGFHVYMESWGLAVTNPYFAKTDEQGRFTITDVPPGTYKLSVWHPYIRTVIEQTVTVEPKGTAEAGLVVLAPTGRLYANEVLDHEYVRYSVTEDAKKEIEPMIQKQGH; this is translated from the coding sequence ATGAGAATCACTCGACGCGTTTCCAGTGGAATGATGGCATTGGTGCTAGGCTTCGCTACGCCGGTGCTGGCTTCTTATGAAGCGATGACCGTCTCGGACGGAGGAGCCATCACGGGCACAGTGAAACTCGATGGGACGGTGCCCAAACCCAAGGGCTACAACCTGACGACGTTGCCCGATCCGTTCTATTGCGGTCGCATCTCCGATGGACAGGGTTGGCGGATCCTACAGCCGTTCAACGTCGGGCCGGCCGGCGAGTTCCGGGACGTCGTGGTGTATGTGGAGGGAATCGACAGGGGCAAGCCTTTCGACGACGCGGGTGCGCCGCAGATAGAAGCAAAAGACTGTCTGTTTCTGCCCTTCACCACGGTCGTCCGCGATGACCAGTCGGTGACCGTGGTCAACATGGATCCAGTGATGCATGACATTCAGGCCTATGAAACCTCGCATCTCGGCGCGCGTGTGTTGTTCAACGTCCCCTTGCCGATGAATCCACAGCACCCGCGTAACTTCAAAGATCGCAGCGAAATCGGGTTGTACCACAAGCACATGGCGGGTCCGCCGATGAAACAATTGGTCAACCTGAGCAAAGGCCGCCGCATCTTCATGATGCAGTGCGGATTTCACGTCTACATGGAGAGTTGGGGGTTGGCGGTGACCAATCCGTACTTTGCCAAAACGGACGAGCAGGGGAGGTTCACTATCACCGATGTGCCGCCGGGCACGTACAAGCTGTCGGTGTGGCACCCTTACATCCGAACGGTGATCGAGCAGACCGTGACCGTAGAGCCCAAAGGCACCGCAGAGGCGGGGCTCGTGGTGCTGGCCCCGACCGGTCGACTCTATGCCAACGAGGTCTTGGACCATGAATATGTGCGATATAGCGTGACCGAGGATGCAAAGAAAGAAATCGAACCGATGATTCAGAAGCAGGGTCATTGA
- a CDS encoding sigma-54-dependent transcriptional regulator, producing the protein MTDRAGIIVVDDEINIRNALVTVLSKQGYDVRGVGSGEEALEELTRCGAELVITDLKMPGVGGIEFIRRLKAAWPETEVVVMTAYGSIDTAVEAMRSGAYDYLTKPIDRERFPLVVTKALERRALANENKQLRDRLETRVRYDQMVGESEPMQRVYSLVEMVADSGVTVLLTGESGTGKELVARAIHHKSARADGPFVTLNCGALPENLFESELFGYEKGAFTGATTTKVGRFELADNGTLLLDEIGELSLKSQVDFLRVLETKEFRRLGGTKVIKVDARIVAATNRNLEEAVKQGDFREDLYYRLNVVPIRLPPLRERGEDIPLLAERFLREFSAQHHRDLKEISRDVMRLMRLYAWPGNIRQLRNLMERLVITVKEPAIQPEHLPEEIQASQEHARTMVVTLGTSLNDIEREAIRRTLAEVVNHREKAAKLLGISLRALQYKIKEYGIRE; encoded by the coding sequence ATGACCGATCGAGCGGGGATCATCGTGGTCGATGACGAGATCAACATTCGAAATGCCCTGGTCACCGTTCTGTCGAAGCAGGGGTACGACGTCCGGGGTGTTGGGTCGGGGGAGGAGGCATTGGAAGAACTGACCCGCTGCGGCGCGGAATTGGTCATCACCGATCTGAAAATGCCGGGCGTGGGAGGCATCGAGTTTATCCGTCGTCTGAAGGCCGCATGGCCGGAGACCGAGGTCGTGGTCATGACCGCCTACGGTTCCATCGATACGGCGGTGGAAGCGATGCGGTCCGGCGCCTATGACTACCTGACCAAGCCCATCGATCGTGAACGGTTTCCCCTGGTCGTCACCAAGGCGCTCGAACGGCGGGCTCTGGCCAACGAGAACAAACAGCTGCGGGATCGCCTCGAAACCAGAGTTCGCTACGACCAGATGGTGGGCGAAAGCGAACCCATGCAGCGTGTGTACAGCCTGGTCGAGATGGTGGCCGATAGCGGCGTGACCGTTTTATTGACAGGGGAGAGCGGCACGGGCAAGGAACTCGTGGCCAGGGCCATCCATCACAAGAGCGCCAGAGCCGACGGCCCGTTCGTCACGCTGAACTGCGGGGCGCTTCCGGAGAACCTCTTCGAAAGCGAACTGTTCGGCTATGAAAAAGGCGCCTTCACCGGCGCGACGACGACGAAGGTCGGGCGGTTCGAACTGGCGGACAACGGCACCTTGCTGCTCGACGAAATAGGGGAGTTATCGCTGAAGTCCCAGGTCGACTTTCTGCGCGTGCTGGAAACGAAGGAGTTTCGACGGTTGGGCGGCACGAAGGTGATCAAGGTGGACGCCCGCATCGTCGCCGCCACGAATCGGAATTTGGAAGAAGCCGTCAAACAAGGCGACTTTCGAGAGGATTTGTATTACCGGCTGAATGTCGTCCCGATTCGCCTCCCGCCTCTGCGCGAGCGTGGCGAGGACATTCCGCTCCTGGCCGAGCGCTTTCTCCGGGAGTTCTCCGCACAGCATCATCGGGACCTCAAGGAGATCTCACGGGATGTGATGCGTCTGATGCGGCTTTATGCCTGGCCCGGTAACATTCGGCAGTTGAGAAATTTGATGGAGCGGCTCGTCATCACGGTCAAGGAGCCGGCGATCCAGCCGGAACATTTGCCGGAAGAGATTCAGGCGAGTCAGGAACATGCACGCACGATGGTCGTGACGCTCGGCACCTCGCTCAACGACATTGAACGAGAAGCGATCAGGCGGACATTGGCCGAAGTCGTCAATCATCGCGAGAAAGCGGCAAAACTCCTCGGTATCAGCCTCCGCGCGCTTCAGTACAAGATCAAAGAATACGGCATCCGTGAATAG
- a CDS encoding two-component system sensor histidine kinase NtrB, giving the protein MFRPVPVTVRFRGVPLWLMAAVFLSLALLLSFLLLLSLQQDQRLLQDFSKDGSVPTKHFAALWQSRRDLVLVALLVFVAAAGAIGAVIAFLHYDSARRTLEAVKGLARNILESIPTGILTLNQSGIITAVNPAAEVVLTRSSGDLLGCAYESVFAPGDVIRHVLDTALRMQEHVRQQDLPYQGRDRESRTIRVTTAELTGDDGLSAGIILQAQDVTDWLALEQRLRVAEKLSALHTLSAGVAHELRNPLSAVDLNLHLLEDELARQAGLREDADHYIRILNAECRRMSAILDTFMKFAGPGSHGLHEVDVPSVIDYIMSLMRFEADERSIRLEHLVEDGLPPVLGDETQISQVLVNVMANSFHAMQSGGRCRVEARCRRGNGQEWVDITVSDTGSGIKNEDIAHLFEPFYTTKSEGSGLGLAIAYRIMHDHGGTIHVSSEYGQGTIVLLQFPAETGQLRSVTVTA; this is encoded by the coding sequence ATGTTTAGGCCGGTCCCCGTCACGGTGCGATTCCGCGGCGTCCCGTTGTGGCTCATGGCTGCGGTCTTTCTGTCCCTCGCGCTGCTATTGTCCTTTCTGCTGCTGCTCAGCCTACAACAAGACCAGCGACTGCTGCAGGATTTCTCCAAGGATGGATCGGTTCCTACGAAGCATTTCGCCGCGCTGTGGCAATCACGCCGTGACTTGGTGTTAGTGGCATTGCTGGTGTTCGTCGCGGCCGCGGGAGCCATCGGCGCCGTCATCGCATTTCTGCACTACGATAGCGCACGGCGCACGCTGGAGGCGGTCAAAGGGTTGGCCCGCAATATTCTAGAGAGTATTCCCACCGGGATCCTGACCCTGAACCAGAGCGGAATTATCACCGCCGTCAATCCGGCGGCCGAGGTCGTCCTGACGCGTTCGTCAGGGGACTTGCTGGGATGCGCGTATGAATCGGTTTTTGCACCGGGAGACGTGATCCGCCACGTGCTGGACACCGCCTTGCGAATGCAAGAGCACGTGCGTCAACAGGATCTGCCGTATCAGGGACGAGACAGGGAATCGCGCACGATCCGCGTGACGACGGCCGAACTGACCGGCGACGACGGACTGTCGGCGGGGATCATTCTCCAGGCACAGGATGTGACGGACTGGCTGGCGCTGGAACAGCGGCTGCGCGTGGCCGAAAAGTTGTCGGCGCTGCATACGTTGTCCGCGGGGGTGGCGCACGAGTTGCGCAATCCATTGAGTGCTGTGGATCTCAATCTGCATCTCTTGGAGGATGAACTGGCCAGGCAGGCTGGGCTACGGGAAGATGCGGATCACTACATTCGGATTTTGAACGCGGAGTGCCGCCGCATGTCGGCCATTTTGGACACCTTCATGAAGTTTGCCGGCCCCGGTTCACACGGACTGCATGAGGTGGACGTGCCGTCGGTCATCGACTACATCATGTCACTGATGCGTTTCGAAGCGGACGAGCGGAGTATCCGGCTGGAGCATCTGGTGGAAGACGGATTGCCTCCTGTATTGGGCGATGAGACGCAGATCAGTCAGGTGCTAGTGAACGTGATGGCGAACTCGTTCCATGCCATGCAGAGCGGCGGCCGCTGCCGTGTTGAAGCCCGCTGCCGTCGCGGAAACGGTCAGGAATGGGTCGATATTACGGTCAGTGATACCGGCAGCGGGATCAAAAATGAAGACATTGCGCATCTGTTCGAACCCTTTTACACCACGAAATCGGAGGGGAGTGGTCTTGGCCTTGCGATCGCCTACAGGATCATGCACGACCACGGCGGGACGATTCACGTGTCGAGCGAGTACGGGCAGGGGACGATCGTCTTGCTGCAATTCCCTGCGGAAACCGGCCAATTGCGCTCCGTAACGGTGACGGCATGA
- a CDS encoding tetratricopeptide repeat protein has translation MIRSHFGSALLVICWTLSSLLLTACQDRRADKAYTSGNYEKSAKELEALANLGDARAQYNLGLLYDQGLGVPQSDALALRWYTQAAERGEPRAQYNLGIMYMNGQGMAPDPVQAYFWFSLAVAQGERKASDAREYVMEQMTSEQITRGQQMVMTRLQAQPGGHQRRSDPPQ, from the coding sequence ATGATACGCTCCCACTTCGGTTCCGCCTTGCTCGTGATCTGTTGGACCCTTTCTTCCCTGCTTCTTACGGCCTGCCAAGACCGCCGCGCCGACAAGGCCTATACCTCGGGAAACTACGAAAAGAGCGCCAAAGAACTGGAAGCGCTCGCCAACCTCGGTGATGCGCGTGCCCAGTACAACCTGGGATTACTGTACGATCAGGGCTTAGGAGTTCCGCAGAGCGACGCCTTGGCCTTGCGATGGTACACCCAGGCCGCAGAGCGCGGGGAGCCTCGCGCGCAATACAATCTCGGCATCATGTATATGAACGGGCAAGGGATGGCGCCGGATCCGGTTCAGGCTTATTTCTGGTTCAGTCTAGCGGTGGCCCAGGGAGAGCGCAAGGCGTCTGATGCCCGTGAGTATGTCATGGAGCAGATGACCTCCGAACAAATCACCCGTGGACAACAGATGGTCATGACACGGCTGCAAGCACAGCCTGGCGGCCATCAGCGGAGGTCAGACCCTCCACAATAG
- the lipA gene encoding lipoyl synthase has translation MDLIPVDRIGRPDAPSRLQSADGLSSSDMSRPRLPAWFRVQAQTGPDYLYIKRVLEELKLHTICEEARCPNRWECWNARTATFLILGDICTRRCHYCSVQTGKPLPLDLKEPGRVAEAVRALGLRHVVVTSVNRDELSDGGAGMFAATIRETRRLNPDCTIEVLIPDFGGDAAALNEVCCARPDILNHNIETVARLFPAIRPQGKYGRSIEVLRQAKQQGMTTKSGLIVGMGETLDEARQVMRDLRSGECDILTIGQYLQPTKQHIPVERFYEPALFDALKTEALALGFHHVESGPLVRSSYHASDHAGLDRNQE, from the coding sequence ATGGATTTGATCCCTGTCGATCGTATCGGGCGGCCTGACGCTCCATCCAGGCTTCAGAGCGCTGATGGACTGTCCTCTTCGGACATGTCACGGCCCAGGCTCCCTGCGTGGTTCCGTGTGCAGGCGCAGACCGGGCCCGATTACCTATACATCAAGCGGGTGCTGGAGGAACTCAAGCTTCACACGATTTGTGAAGAAGCCCGTTGTCCGAATCGATGGGAATGTTGGAACGCACGGACCGCCACGTTTCTGATCCTGGGGGATATCTGCACCAGGCGGTGCCACTATTGCTCGGTGCAGACCGGTAAACCGTTGCCACTCGATTTGAAGGAGCCGGGGCGGGTGGCCGAAGCGGTTCGGGCTCTGGGTCTACGGCACGTGGTGGTGACGTCCGTAAATCGTGACGAGTTGTCGGATGGAGGCGCAGGGATGTTTGCGGCGACGATCCGCGAGACGAGACGACTCAATCCCGATTGCACGATCGAAGTATTGATTCCGGACTTTGGCGGTGATGCGGCGGCGCTCAACGAGGTCTGTTGCGCGCGGCCGGACATCCTGAACCATAATATCGAAACGGTCGCCAGGCTGTTTCCAGCCATCAGGCCTCAGGGCAAGTATGGGCGGTCGATTGAAGTGCTCCGGCAGGCCAAGCAGCAGGGCATGACGACGAAGTCCGGCCTGATCGTGGGTATGGGGGAGACGCTCGACGAGGCTCGTCAGGTCATGCGTGATTTACGAAGCGGCGAGTGCGATATTTTGACGATCGGACAATATCTTCAGCCGACCAAACAGCATATACCGGTTGAGCGATTTTACGAACCGGCGCTCTTCGATGCGCTGAAGACGGAGGCGCTGGCTTTGGGCTTTCACCATGTGGAATCCGGACCGTTGGTGCGCAGCTCCTACCATGCGTCCGATCATGCAGGCCTTGACCGCAACCAGGAGTGA
- a CDS encoding Rieske (2Fe-2S) protein translates to MGEFVRVAGSGDIKPGHGIVAEAQGKAIALFNVDGVFHAIDNTCIHRGGPLGEGDVEGEVVTCPWHGWQFNVTTGTCVNNPSGKVEVYQVKVDGSDVKVLL, encoded by the coding sequence ATGGGAGAGTTCGTACGGGTGGCGGGAAGCGGGGATATTAAGCCAGGCCACGGAATCGTAGCGGAAGCGCAGGGGAAGGCCATTGCCCTCTTCAATGTCGACGGGGTGTTTCACGCCATCGATAATACCTGCATTCACCGCGGAGGGCCGCTCGGCGAAGGTGACGTGGAAGGCGAGGTGGTGACCTGCCCGTGGCATGGTTGGCAATTCAACGTCACCACCGGAACCTGTGTGAACAATCCGTCGGGGAAGGTCGAAGTCTATCAGGTCAAAGTCGACGGCTCGGACGTGAAAGTGCTCCTCTGA
- a CDS encoding Mrp/NBP35 family ATP-binding protein produces the protein MADEHTHQAQSTQAKDTLISGVKHVIAVSSGKGGVGKSTVASNLACALALSGAKVGLLDADLYGPNIPMMMGSTAGPEQKDGKILPVESYGVKLISMAFLVPEEAPLVWRGPMVHQYLQAFFRDVLWGDLDYLLIDLPPGTGDVQLSLSQMVPLAGAVTVTTPQEVALYDVRKGMAMFQKVNVPLLGIIENMSFFVCGHCGERTEIFSHGGGERAAEKLGVPFLGRIPIDPAIRDGGDSGHPIVVAHPESPQAAAFRDIAQKLMNRLGGSEKEGASIDSLLKKIKEPFGKQ, from the coding sequence ATGGCGGATGAACATACTCACCAGGCGCAATCGACGCAAGCCAAAGACACGCTCATTTCCGGAGTCAAGCACGTCATTGCCGTCAGCAGCGGTAAAGGCGGCGTGGGTAAATCGACCGTCGCATCCAATCTTGCCTGCGCGCTCGCATTGAGCGGAGCGAAGGTCGGCCTGCTGGATGCGGATCTGTACGGGCCGAACATTCCGATGATGATGGGGAGTACCGCCGGTCCGGAGCAGAAGGACGGGAAAATCCTTCCGGTGGAGAGTTACGGGGTCAAATTAATCTCGATGGCATTTCTGGTTCCGGAGGAGGCCCCATTGGTCTGGCGCGGGCCGATGGTCCACCAGTATTTGCAGGCGTTCTTTCGTGACGTGCTCTGGGGCGATCTGGACTACCTGTTGATCGATCTTCCGCCCGGTACCGGAGACGTCCAGTTGTCCTTGTCTCAAATGGTACCGTTGGCCGGCGCGGTGACCGTGACGACGCCGCAGGAAGTGGCCCTCTATGACGTGCGAAAGGGCATGGCGATGTTTCAGAAGGTCAACGTGCCCTTGTTGGGCATCATCGAGAACATGAGTTTCTTCGTCTGCGGGCATTGCGGTGAGCGGACGGAGATCTTCTCGCACGGGGGAGGGGAGCGCGCCGCTGAAAAACTGGGGGTGCCTTTCCTGGGGCGCATTCCGATCGATCCGGCTATTCGTGACGGCGGTGACAGTGGTCATCCCATCGTCGTCGCGCACCCGGAATCGCCGCAGGCCGCCGCGTTCAGGGACATCGCCCAGAAGCTCATGAACCGCTTGGGTGGATCGGAGAAAGAAGGCGCCTCGATCGACAGCCTATTGAAGAAGATCAAAGAACCGTTCGGCAAGCAATGA